DNA sequence from the Perca fluviatilis chromosome 4, GENO_Pfluv_1.0, whole genome shotgun sequence genome:
tgAACATAGCCACAGTTACATCACGTTAACTGTAACGTTAACTACCCGCAAATTAAAACCTGCAAACGTTAGCCCAGTGCTTAACAACAaatcacacagaaaacacagaaatcGTGTCAGATGGAGTGTcatacaagtagcctactgtaaggttGAGGATGCCCTTATGCACTATTTGCACTGCTCTATTCCAGTAGATAAATGTATGTCTTGGCAACGAAGTAAATTTTACTCTGTCTGGCGCACCCACAgctagcctagtttagcacagatcctggaggtaactggctccaactagcctactgctcccaataagtgacaaaataacggcaacattttcgtatttacattttgtgatttgtacaatcacagcatgtacaaataacaaggtcacaaccatatacaaactgggaactatattctcagaatgcgaagcactgctacttgggcggagtgatcagcgcaacacctgaaaagcaccgttgttactctctgctcctcaccacggggcttctcatgtgctgcgagcaaatcactccgcccatgTAGCAGAAGttgcagtgcttcgccttctgagtatatagttcccagtttgtatacggttagaagatggctgtgtctcatgtgaccttgttatttgtacacgctgtgactatagaaatcacaacatgtaaatagggaaatgttgccgttattttgtcacttattgggagcagtaggctagatggagatgagaaggatatgtatggacttatctaactctgggggatacagtgaataagctaaagtcccaataagttggcgtgttcctttaagagttCACGTTAAAGACCAAATAGCTCATTGGCcaataaattgtttttaaaaaatgtggTTGTGCTCTAATTTGCAAGTTACTGAAATAATAACTAATCAAATCCCGAAGAttcattaaacatttttttttttgttggctgAGAAGGAAGAACCTGTTTTCAATGATACTGAATTAATGCTCACATCCTGTGGAGAGTTGAGCAGCATGTGAAATTATGATAATATAGGTACTTGACACACTGAATTAAAATATGGTGCTTTCTTATTTTGCCCACCTTACATCTCACATACTTGCCCCAATTACTGGAGGTCCAGATTCAGAACTATTTAactaaaaaggtaaaaatatgGTTATGATATGAATACAGTCTAACTAGGAGGTTCTGCCTCCTGAAACTGAGTCACTAAAGCATCACCACTCTGTTGGTCTTTTTTGtccaatgttttgaacattgttCTTTAGCTAGTAAGAACAAGTGAGAATTATTTGTCCAAAGCTCAGCGAGTCTGCGTTTATTAAAGGGGACTGGCTATCGGAACCCGACTTTGTTGGCAGGATTAAAAATTCTCAAATAATACTCAGCTTTATGTATTCAAGGTTTGGATTCAGCAGACAACAATCGCACAGTATCAAAAGCAAGGTGGAAGAATACTACACTACACGATTAGATAGGTGACCATCTTACGTGACATGAGGTCCTCTTGCCAGGCGGATCAGATAGAAGGTGGCCCCTGTGAGGCCCAGAGTCAGGAAGAAAAATTGGGGAATTAACTGAGGACAGAGAAGGAACGCATTAGTCCCAgaccacagacagacatatgaAGGTAAACATATTCTAGTGGTTGGCTGTTATGTGTACCATGAACATAAACctgtgtaaacacacacacacacacacacacacacacacacacacacacacacacacacacacacacacacacacacacacacacacacacacacacacacacacacacacagaggtagtTGTTATtcctgtttttcctctccttgCCCTCCTCCATATGCATGAGGCCCAGGCCATGTGTGAGGCTGCTCACTGTCAGCCTGGGTTGAATGGGCAAGGATGCGGTGGAAAAGAGAGCTGCTGCATCTCTGTGTATGCCAGCTTCTCCTCTTCAACACTATACCTGTCAGACTGAGCCAcagcatctcacacacacacacacagacacacacacacacattgagtgCGAGACATACTTGCACACATATACGTAAATGAGCTAACGCACAGTCTGAGCACTCAAACACACGGGcacgaatgtgtgtgtgtgcgcagataCCCTTTTATTTGATGTGCTGAGCAGGGATGATGACAGGAATTAAAATAGAAAAGCACATTAGGGGGACAGGGGGATAATGTAATGTGTCATATTACACACCTAAAGCTTAGCCGTGTCAATCCTCCCTCCGTGCAGCATTTTTCAACAACACTACACCGCCATAAATTTCCTGTCTACTTTGCTACGTGATACTCGATGTATGAGGCAGAGAGAGTGAGGGGGGAGAGAGTCAGACCACTGTTGAACATCTGTTCTCAGCCCACACAGATCTAGTCAAGCTGTAGAGAGATGACAGTTTGATCAGGTTGAACTGAAGGATGTCTCTACTCCGCTGCATCTAGACATCTGTCTTCTGTCTGATTGCGTTGCCACTTGCTTTGTTGTGGATTAGGAGAATGATAAAATTTCGATATTCACTACCTTAAAGCTGTAGAGAGAGGAAAATGTATCCCCCTCGGATACATACTCGAACCACTCAGCACGCAACTATTTAACAACTCCGACTCAGAGCGTGGACTTCCTGCTgcagacttttactcaagtgaTCAGATGCCCAAGTGCCAGTATTGTAAGATTCTGAAGGGCTGCAACCAacaattcttttcatttccaatTAATATGCagatcatttttattatttttgtctaTTAAAGGTAATTTATAATCATACTTCAACTCTAATTCTGCAGAGCTGCAACCAAATAGCTGTCCCAATTGATTAATCTGTCCATTATTGTTTTCACTTCTTgaataatcaaataatcattTTGTCGACATTTTGTCTGAAAATATGGAAATATAACTGTCACAATTCCTCAGAGGCCAAACTGATGTcttcaaattccttgttttatACTGTCAACAGTCTAAAACCCCAaactgtttgtttgtatttgcaATTATATAATAAGAAAAGTAGCAATGCCTCACATTTGACATGCTGACACCAGtgagtgtttggtgtttttgattcataaatgacttaaatgattaattgattatcagaAAGTACTAAATTGTCATCAACAAATCGATTCACTGTACGTCAGCACCGGTCTTCTGTTTTAGTCATGTACTGTGCAGTGTCTGCTGAATTCCCTGGGAAAAAAAGTTCATCAGCAAGTTTTCACTACGtacgcacgcgcacacaaacacacagacacgcaaacatgcaaacacaagTGTAAACTGACTGCAGACGCTCAGCTTCGATCATTGAAGTGaacacaaacagccacacaaacacaaacatgcgGAAGCAGGTCAgctttgaacacacacacatacacacacacacacacacacacacacacacacacacacacacacacacacacacacacacacacacacacacacacacacacacacacacacacagagagtgagTAATCAAGACAGGCCTGGTGTGTTGGGAGCTGTCCACTCCCTAGTGCTGATATCTTCACATCGTGCCACACAAGTGAGTGTTTTACCATTCAGCTTGACCGATATAGGAACTGTTTTATACTTGCTGGGGTTCGATACTGTTGCTGCCCTTATTACTTTTCTGGTGCTCTGCCAAACCAACCCCGTCAATCCATGAATATGGGTCACCCTCAGCATAGCTCTTAGGCAACAGGGAAAAAACAAGCACAGACAGCTTCTGCGTCTTTcttattctctttctttctttctttctttctttctttctttctttctttctaaatATTATTATGATAGCAATAAAGTAAATGAACATGCCAATGATACAAAGTAATAATGTGCGGTCACAGCACTTATTTTTAATGATTCAAATGATCAAATCCGTTATAATTTCTTTATGTGCAACAAAGTAATCTAAGCTCAAAGGTCCACCTACCAGCTTTCAGAGCTTTCAGCTCCTTCTCACGGTCTTCATTCAATTAATGGAACTTGAAGTTGTTAATGTTATATTAATGTCAATACCCAAGAAAATATTTTGTAactgcttgttttgtttgacttaCGTACACATTATTCAATTTTCTATCatattagaagaaaaaaaaaaagcaaatcctCAAATTTTTTAACTGAAATCAACAATGTCTTAGACTTTTTCTTGAAAAACGACTCCATTGGGttgtttttgaaaaagtgtaTTGAGGAGTTGGACAGAAGATGGTCCATAatataagtaaaagtaaaataaaattggGTATAGTGATTACTAACTGCAAATGAAGGGAAAAAAttgggtgtaaaaaaaaaaaaaccccaaaaaaggCCCCccatgtatgtttttttaataataaaaaaaaaaaaataaaaaaaaaaaaaaaaaaataaacaaaaaaaaaaaaaaaaaaaaaaaaaaaaaaaaaaaaaaaaaaaaaaaacaaaaaaaaaaaaaaaaaaaaaaaaaaacacccccgttgtttgttttgtgtttaaaaaaatttttttttttttttttaaaaaaaaaaaaaaaaaaaaaaaaaaaaaaaaaaaaaaaaaaaaaaaaaacaaacaccccacaaaaaaaaaaaaaaaaaaaaaaaaaaaaaaaaaaaaggaaaaaaaaaaaaggaagaaaaaggaaaaaaggagggggccccccccgcccccgccccggcccccccccccttggggggggagagaaaaaaaaaaaaaaaaaaaaaaaaaaaaaaaaaaaagaaaagcggcGGCGCGTGCCCCACAAACCCACTCGCGCCGGCCGCTGTGGGCGGGCGCGGGGCcgccccgggggggggggggcctaaAGTGTTTTGTTATACAACAACAAAACTACTACCATACAGACTTGGAGGTGCAGCAGCAGTGCAGCCTGCTCCTTTATTGGCTTCATGTTTAGACTTTACACCCAGAGTGACGCCATTGTGTTGGATAGTTTCATGTTATATTGTCATTTCTAAAATGACGAGCCACTGTTTTTATGGATAGCCATCACTCTAAAACTTTCAATTGGTTCCCCAGTGGCCATTAAACATTGCTGCATTTTGCAGAGCATCTTGTATAGTGTTAAGAAGAGAGAACTGATAGCAGCATCCAACATGTCCCTCGGGTCGACACCGTTGTACCTGGCATGATGATGGCAATTAAACAACCTATATCGCCGTATGGTTTGCAACGCCTGCAGACTTTTCAGGCTGCTTATCAGCACTTTGCAACCTTATGTAATTAACACCAAGTATTATACTGTGCAAAATGCGCAGGCTGTTATTTCTTGTTAACGGTACCTATTGTGTtctcaacaaaaataaaatttttagcCACGCTATTGTCactcggtccaccactttgatcCAGGCTGAAATAGAACTATTAgacagattgccatgaaatgttaTACTTTTCCATTCAATGTCCCCAGAAGATGAATTCCACTGCCTTTGGTGATCTCCTGAATTTTCCTTCTGGATCAGGTCAATATTTAAATTTGTTCAGTACTCTTTTATGAACAAATACCTGCAGAACTGACATTCCCATTaggctgtactttgtgtttagagCTAATAGGCAAATGCTAACATAGTAAACTAAGATGGTTATTAtgttaaacattatacctgcttagCATCAGAATGTCAGCATTGCCATTGTAATCATGTTAACATTAGCATTTGGCTCAACATACCACTTTGCCTAAGCACACCCTCACCGAGCCGCTTGTGTGGCTATAAACGACAATATTAAAATTAATCACATGTAAGACGTAATCTTTAATTATCTTCtactaaataaaacaaatgttgccTAAAGaggtttaaaaatgaaatggcaCCCTGTAGTAGTAACCTTAGTCTAAACCACATTTAACTGACTAAATACTAAACTTATCTCCAGGAACAGCCTGTAGGATAAATATTTCACAGTATAGGGAAGATAACAAATTCTTCACCCATGTGTAGAAGCTTGGTTTCCACATCCTGCATTTGGGATGTGCACCTATTTCCCCAACTTTTAACTTGTGTTAAACTgtataaaagtccaatatttggGAGTTATTTATGCTGAGGTGCCTTCATCCTGCAGTCTTGTAAGCCACTATAAGTTGTTTTACTTGACATGTGTCAGTGGAAAGAATGCTGTTCTGTAAACCACATGACAAAAGTAATGGGTGCCATTTTTCACCCAGCAAGGATCGAGAGATTGATGAAGGTTGATGGGGAAGGAAAGGTGTTCAACAAAagaggatgggggggggggaatgagaTGCATTAAGATGAAAGAGGAGCGAGAAAAAGTCAATACATGCTCCCCCTCCCAGTCTCCTCCATTGTTCCCCCTAACAGATTGCAGGCCGAGTGTTTAAAAGAAGAGGCaaagtgcaatatccaaatctgGGTCCCACTGGTGATGTAGCTAAAATGAAGAGTGGCTTTAATGAGATTTTCTTTGTAAGAATGGATCCAGTAGGCTGGGCCCGCCCCCAACCAAACCTTCACCATATTCATACACAtgaacatacatacatgtatacacTGCATctacacaaaacaaacatatgACTTGACGTCTTTCTTTGTTGCATAGTTAAAGCAGCTGCAATCAATATTTTCAatgatatatttatgtatatatttcaatCAATCATTTATATCACATGAAATTGTAtgaggtacaattccagtgaaattttatcccatcagctccttttTAACTTTTGCATTATTCATCATGAAGCAGAATGTGGTCGTCTGATCACAGAGAAAGAGTCACCTGGTTGAATGGCACCAGCATTCCGGGATCCAGTCAAGTCTCAACAAAAGGACACCATAGCTTCGGACATCCTGCTGGAAACCGACACAGGCACGGAGGCCAGCTCACCGTCCAACGTCTGCACACCGACTAGCCAGATGCCCAGCCCTGAAGTGGCAGTCGGTGTTCACTCCTCCCCGCTTGCCTCGGTAGTCTTACTGATGTAGAGATGGAGATAGACGCAGAGATGGTCTTGCTTGTCCACATAGTCGGGATCGTAGCCATAGGTTATAGCTGATATCCATCTTCACCCTTCACCTCAGATGTTGGAAACCTTTGTAGCAGAGTCAGGAGACTGGTGAGTTGATTTCCCTGTCCTAATGAGCGACTTGTAGTCATGAGATGGCCACAGAGATGGTTTTGCTAGCTGGAGCTCATCTTTTTTTGAATGCATAATAATTGTGATCATCTTGAAACCGTCATTATTCCTTAGACTATAATCGTACTAACAATCTATAATCCATAGTCCATATAGGCCTAGCCCCCCCTCACTgagaattatcacctgaatACAGTTCCCCTCAGCATTTTAGCGTCATCCAGTtcattgtcttgttgtgtttgttttcccACAACTTTACCTCTTCACTCTCCCTGCTCGCAGAAGTCGTACGATATTTTTCTAACAaattggtagagaccaaaacagagctaaaaggagagtgaatattggccTTATATTCATCAGGAACCCtattccaaatgaatgctaatgttactGTCTGTCTAGCCTAGAtcaacgacgttccacttccgggattgctctagtgccaccggaaattccaccaattgtccgttaccttccgctttctttgtgttggcattttaaactctggtcgatttatgaggactctggttaactgctcctcagatctctgcagggtaaatccagacagctagctagactatttgtcgaatctgagttttctgttgcacaaccaaaacaacttttgaacgtacacgttccaccaaaacaagttccttcctaaggctattttgcagaggtgccGTTGCTCTGTGTGGCGcatagcaccgcccaagacgattgtgattggtttaaagaaatgcctataaaccagagcacatttttctcccatccctcaatgctgtgtggacttgccagaccctcctccgcagcgctgtggaggaaggtctggcaatgcgagactgctGTGTCTGCTTGATGTGTAAACAAGGAACTATTTGCTAACTAATTTGCCATATCAACATTAAAGGtgatatatgtcaatgttgctTACAGCTAGTTTCCGcggcccccaagtggccaaaagtcagttattgcaggtttaaaacatttacaaatgtacccCTATCTTTTTTGCTCATTTACTGTCAATGTCTTGCTTTCACCGTCACAGACattcacacaaatatacacacttGGACAAACGCACACCTCACCTACAGCGAGGGCATGCAACCTGCTGTATCCCAGAAATCCACCACATGATCCGACACGCACACTCAGAACTCCTATACATTTTCAACAAGTTTTTCTTTCATTCCTTAGAGAGTGGTGAGCTGTCGCAAGTCCTCTCACTGACACGACTTTGAAACTTCCAGGGAATGCAGCAGCGTTATCCAAACTCAGTCTGCCCCACTGTACAAATAAGGGGTGACCCCACTATGTGATCCCACCAGGACAGCTTCCGAATTATAGATGGCTGTGTTACTGATTTCTCTCCTTGTGATTGTGGCTCATGATTGTACAGAGATTGACTCTgtatctttttattttgaattttaaCCTCTATTTCCACCTCAGATATTGGTCACAGGACCAGGGGTAACACTATTAAATCCTAAGCCCAATAAAAGGCGAGACAGGCCCCCTACCCTGATGCATGTTATTTACACTAAATATACAAAATACTACGGGCAGCTTACTGATTTTATGGTACAACTTTTTTGTCTTAAAGCTTTTgttatatttactgtaaataaactgtTTTGTGATTGGGAATCAATAAGAGATTGTTTTTTTACCTGCACTAATGTTCTTTATATTCAGTGTATTCAGTTTAGTATAGTCTCATACTCTTATGTGGATCCCAAATGAGTATATCTCCTCTTGTCAACTTGCTACAGTAACATCATCTGTCTGGAAAAATTATGTACTAtgtactactttttttttaacctataCTTAAGTGCTTCATATCCCAAAGCTGCAATTAATTAAAGTATAGACTAACAGAATTTAGTTGTGAATGTCTTGCAATTGCACAAagcaaaaaatacataaattcaGGATAATAGAAGTTTGTGGGGTTCAGGTTGGAGTGGATACATTGTCCCATTATTTAAGAAAAGTTATCTGCATTGTCTGTAGCTGGTAGTATATACTACTCAATAAACTTTACACTTtgtgtatgtcgaaaaaatgcaACTGAACATATTTCCTGAATGCAAAACTTGTCCTTTTGGAATAGTTTAATCTtgcttttcatgttttattcagGTTAAGTCTGAAGTAAATAACCTTCCACAGACCATGATAGCTTCTTACCAATTTCAACATCTATGGGCGCATATTGCATTGGATACAGAATATTTTGAATTACCGTataaaaagacaataataaataacataTAGAGAGCAATGCAAAATCCTCTAGTGGGTTAACCTCAGAAACAAAGACTGCAGAGTGTATTCAGAGCAGACCCTTGTGGCTGCAGTCAGTGTACCGAGTGAAGGCTTTTAAATAGACCACCAGCTCAGTGCAGTGGGATGGGTGCGATGGGCTGAGGAGCTTGACATGACAGTG
Encoded proteins:
- the LOC120556776 gene encoding cytochrome c oxidase subunit NDUFA4, with protein sequence QPTTRICLPSYVCLWSGTNAFLLCPQLIPQFFFLTLGLTGATFYLIRLARGPHVTLWDKKNNPEPWNRLDPTYQYKFVAVNTDYKNLKKDGPDF